Below is a window of Candidatus Omnitrophota bacterium DNA.
CGCGATTGCGTATAGCCGTGTCGTAGGCAAAACCCGTCTGTATGGCTTAAACCCCCGCTATCCTTTCCGGGCCGAATTAAACGCATTATTGGGTAAGGCATTGACTTTTTATTCCGCCGAAGACCGGAAAAAACTGACAATGGACAGACGCCGGCCGAGAAGAAAAGGTAAACCTTTGTGAAACCAGTCAAAAAAATGACGCTTGGGGAATTGGCGGCATTCGTAAGTTCTCATTTAAAGAAACACGGGATAAACTGTGTCCTGTCCGGAGGAGCATGCGTGTCAATCTACACAAAAAATCAGTATCAATCCTATGACCTCGACTTTATTGAAAACATATCAACCGGAAGAAAAAAGCTGCGGGATATTCTGTCAACAATAGGTTTCTCGGAAGAAAACAGATATTTTAAACATCCCGATACGGATTATTTTTAAGTTTAGCACCGGAAAATTGAATCTTCTTGCCCCTACCGATTGCGTGAAAGACAGGCTCGCGGCATATTATCATTGGGATGATAACCAAGGTTTGGAACAAGCTTTGCTCGTCGCAAAATATAACACTGTTAATCTGAAAGAAATACTTGCATGGTCTGAACAGGAGGGGAAAACGAAGGAATTCGCCAAAATAAAAAAACAATTCATTTTATTACAGAAAACTCAAAAAAAATCCGGATAATCGCCGGCTAACTTCAATATTTCTCTCCGCTCTTATCAAAGCCGCCGGCCGTGCGAAGGATATTGAGGATTTGAAATATCTGAGAGAAATAAAAAAACAGATCAACCGGAGAAAGAAGTAGTTTTTCCCGTGGAAGGTTGGACACACTCCCCGCGAATTTATATAATACCTCGGAAAAAATAAGGCGCGTCGGCGTAAGCCCGGGCGCGGGGAGAAAATATGAGTATACTGACAAAAAACGAGATCCTGGACGAGATGAAGCAGGGGAACATAAAAATTGAGCCTTTCAACGAGGACCAGATGGGGCCGGGCTCGGTTGACCTGCGGCTGGGAAATGAATTTCTCGTTTTCAAAAAAGTCCGCGACATCGTTGATATAACGGAGGATGTCTCTCACGAGGATTATACCGAAAAAGTGTTCGTCAAGACCGGCGACAGGATAATACTCATGCCGGGCGATACGATCCTCGGCATAACGGTTGAGAGGATAACGCTGTCGGATAACATAAGCGGCTGGCTGGAAGGCCGCAGCCGTTTCGCGAGGATGGGACTGCTGGTTCACATATCCGCGAGCTTCATACAGCCCGGCATTGACAACAAGCAGTGCCTGGAGATAACGAATTTCTCATCAATGCCGCTGGCGCTTCACCCGGGAACAAAGATCTGCCAGTTTATTTTTCAGAAACTGCGGGGTAAAGCCAAATACTCCGGCCGTTTCGCCAATCAGGACGAAAAGAACTTCTAA
It encodes the following:
- the dcd gene encoding dCTP deaminase yields the protein MSILTKNEILDEMKQGNIKIEPFNEDQMGPGSVDLRLGNEFLVFKKVRDIVDITEDVSHEDYTEKVFVKTGDRIILMPGDTILGITVERITLSDNISGWLEGRSRFARMGLLVHISASFIQPGIDNKQCLEITNFSSMPLALHPGTKICQFIFQKLRGKAKYSGRFANQDEKNF
- a CDS encoding winged helix-turn-helix transcriptional regulator gives rise to the protein MIEALLGSINRERVLLFLYTRKEGYAREISRFFKINLNQIQKQLERLENGAIAYSRVVGKTRLYGLNPRYPFRAELNALLGKALTFYSAEDRKKLTMDRRRPRRKGKPL